From the genome of Candidatus Cybelea sp.:
CGGGTTGCGGCAATGCTCTCGGGTGTGATCGCGGCGTCGAACGCGCGCATGTCGGCGAGTTCAAATCCGCAGCGCTGCGCCATCTCTTGAACCTCGATGACCTTTTCCAGTTTGATGCCCCGGCCGATCGTGTAGGGTTCGAGACGGCCCTCCAGCGCAAGAATCATCGTTTCGCTCATGCATGCCAGCGCCGTGCGCGCCGGCAGGTTCAAATCGAAGTCGGTTCCCGGCTCGCGCACGCGCTCGAAGCGCGGCTGCCCCGGTACCCGCATGTTGCCGCCTTCCACGACGAGCACGTCGGGGCGCTCGCCGGCGACTCTCCGGCTCACGTCGTGCGGCAGCGAAAGCTCGCAGACGATCGCTCCGGTCTGCAGGTCCTCGGGCTCGATGACGTCCTGCGTCGAGCTCGTCGCCGTGAGCACGAGCTGCGAGCGCCGCACCGCACTTCCGACGTCGGTCGTGTATTCGCTCTCGCAAGGGAGCGCCGGAGCAACCTCCTCGTAGAATTTCCGCAGACGCGTCGCGTTGCGGGCGACCAGGATCATCCGCCGCACTCTCGGCGCGATCAAGCGCGCACAGGCGGCGCCGATCGACCCCGTCGCACCGATGACCGCGACCGTGCATTGCGCGGTGTCGACGCCCATCTCGCGAGCGCCGCGGAAGAGGCTCTGCACCCCCGCGGCAATCGTCAACGAGTTGCCGGTCGTCACCGGAATCGGCGAATGCTCGTTGATCGTGATTCCCGCGTCGCCGACGACGCCGGTAAAGGCGCCGAGCCCGGCGACCTGCGCGCCGAGGCCTGCGCCGATCTCGATCGCACCGAGAACTTTCTTATACACCTCTTCGCGCGGCAGATCGACCACCTGCTGCGGCAGAAAAGTTGCCGCAACGAACCATCCTTCGGTCTCCCGTCCGTCGGGCGTGCGCACGCCGGTTACGTGCACCGCCGCGTACGGCGGCATCCACTCCATGATCTTGCGCAGGATCGGCTCGCCCTTGCCCTTCGCGCCGGGCTCGTATCGCTCGATGTCCTGCAGCGAAAGCGGATGAATAACGAAACAAAATTTATTCACGAATGCAACATCCTACCACGCCTGTCCAAGCCCGTCCGCGAAGCAGAATATAGGAGGCGGGCGGTACGTGATGCCGAGGAACGTCGAACCGACGAGCGGAGCCACGGATGGCGAGAGCGAGGAGGTCGACGAGCAGGAGCGGAGCCCGGATGGCGGAGCGACGAGCGGTTCCGAGGCATCACGTGCCGCTCGCCTCCGCCTGACGCTTGAGCGCGGCGAGCATCATCTCGCTGTTCTCGCGGACCTTGCGTTCGAGCGTGGGGCCAATGAGCTCGGCGAGCGTCGGGACGCCGAAATCGAAGTCGACGCCGAGCACGACGTGCGTGCGGCCGTCCTGATGGTTCTCGAACGTCCACGCGCCCTCGAACTTATCGAGGTCGCCTTCGATCAGCTTGTAGTCGATGCGCAGCGTTGCGTCGTCGAAACGGTCATCCTCCGTCCACTCGATCGGCGCTTCTTCGACGAGGGTTTTCCAACGCGAGATCACTCCGTCGGGGCGGCGCTCGAGAATCGTCACCGTCTCGACGTCGGGCATGAACTGCGGAAAATGCTCCTGATCCTTCGCCAGCTCGTAGACGCGCTGGGCGGGGGCATCAATCACGATCGTGCTTTCGACATACGGCATCTTCGCGCGGTTACAGTACGCCCAACTTCGCGTGGGCCGTTGCGACGCCCCCGCGCAACGCGTCGATCGCGCGGTCGATTTCGCTCTCGCTGACGATCAGCGGCGGTTCCAAGCGGATTACGCGCTGCTGGTTGAGCGTCCATGCCGCGGTCACGCCGGCTTTGAGCATCTCCGGAATGATCCAACCGCCATAGCCTTCGTGGCTCAGCTCGACGCCGACGAGCAAACCTAATCCCCGAGCTTCTCGCACGACCGCGGGATACTGCGCGGCAATTTCTCGCGCTCCCGCGAGCAGCCGTTCTCCGAGCGTCTGCGCGCGCTGCGCGAGCGCTTCTTCCTCAAGCACGTCCAGTGCCGCCAGCGCCGCGGCGCAGGCGAGCTCGCTGCCCCCGAAGGTAGAGGTGTGCAGCAGCGGCTCCTTACCGAACGCGCGGTTCCAAACGCCGGGACGCGCAATGAACGAACCAACCGGAACGATCCCGCCAGAAAGTCCCTTAGCCAGCGTCATCACATCGGGAACGACGCCGTCGCGATCGCAGGCGAAGCGATACCCGCACCGCCCGAGTCCGGTCTGCACCTCATCGGCGATAAAGAGTGCTCCCGTTCGATCGCACGCCTCGCGAACGTCGCGCAAATATCCGGCCGGCGGTACGTTGACGCCTCCTTCTCCTTGGACCGGCTCGACGAGAAATGCCGCCGCGCCGCTCAGGGCGTCGTCGAGTCCGTCGGTGAGTCCATAGGGAATGCAGAGCGAATCGGCGAGCAGTGGACGGAACGGCCGCTGAAAGGCTTCGCGTCCGCTTACCGAGAGCGCGCCGAGCGTCTTTCCGTGGTAGGCATCGAGCGTACCGACGATCTTTGCGCGACCGGTCGCGGCGCGCGCGAGCTTGATCGCTCCTTCGATCGCCTCGGTTCCGCTGTTGCACCAAAACGAGATCTCGAGATCGCCGGGAGCCAGCTCCGCCAGGCGGCGCGACACCCTTCCCAGCATAACGTTGAACATCGTCTTGCCGGAGAGCGACATCAGCTCGAGCTGCGCGCGCACGGCGGCAAGCACGCGCGCGTGGCTGTGACCCAGTGTGAAGACGCCGTAGCCCCCGGCAAAATCGAGATAGGCTTTGCCGTTTTGATCCCAGATCGTCGCGCCTTGCGCGCGCACCTCGACCGGCGATCCCGAGATCTTCATGACGCGCGCCAGCGGCGGATTGACGAAGCGCTTGTAGTTCTCGTAGGTCTCCGAGGCGAGCTCCTGCGGCGACGCGGCGCCGTAGAGGTCGTCGCGCGCTTCGATCACGCGGCAGCCAACGTCGCCGACTCGAGGCGATCGATCGTCATCTCGATCGTTTCGATCGCCTCGGCCGCGTTTTCGATTCGCATGATGCGTTCGCGCAGCGATGCGGCCCCCGGAATGCCTTTGAGATAGAGCGCGACGTGTTTGCGCATTTGCGGGACGGCGCGCGGCTCGCCGAGTTCCTCGACCATCGTGCGGTAGTGGACGATTGCAAAACGTAACCGTTCCGCGGGCGGCGGCAGCGGACGCGCGTCGCGCCCCTCCATCAGATCGGCGATCTGGGTGATGAGCCAGGGATTGCCCAGCGTCGCGCGCCCGAGCATGATCGCGTCCACTTTGCTTTCACGCATGCGCTGCATCGCGAGATCCGGATCGTCGAGATCGCCGTTTCCGATCACCGGAATTTCGACGCCCTCCTTGAGGCGCGCGATGTGCTCCCAGTCCGCTTCACCTTTGTAAAACTGCTTTGCGGTGCGCGCGTGCAGCGTCACCGCCGCGATGCCCGCATCCTGCGCGCGGCGAGCGACGTCCAGATAGACGAGCGCATCCTCGCTCCACCCCAGCCGCATCTTCATCGTTACCGGACAATCGACGGCGCCGACGACCGCCCGCATGATCGCTTCGCAGCGCTGCGGGTCGCGCAGGCAGGCCGAGCCGCCGTTGGTCTTGGTGACCTTCGGCGCCGGACAGCCGAAGTTGATATCGACGATATCGGCTCCGCACTCGCGCACGACCTTCGCCGCGAGCGCCATCGTAGCCGGGTCGTCGCCCCAGAGCTGGGTCGAGACCGGACGCTCGAGCCCGTGCTGATCGATCATCTCCATCGTCCGGCGGCTTCCGTACTTGAGCGCGTTCGACGAGACAAACTCGGTCACGGTCAGCCCCAGGCCGAAGGGCCGATAGAGCGCGCGCATCGTCCGGTTGGTCACGCCGGACATCGGCGCGAGGACGAGCGGCGGCCATATCTCGATCGGTCCGATGCGAAGCGGCGTTACCGGCATGTTGCTATGGGTTAAACGGCTCGTCGCCGGGCGCCTCGCCCGCGGCTTGGCGCGCAAAGAGGCAGAGTCCGAGCAGGCTCAGGTGCGGATCGACGGCCTCAACGACGGGCGCGTGCTTGGCGACGACGTCGCCGAGACCGCCGGTGGCCACGACCATCGCGCGCACGCCCATCTCCGAGCGAATCCGCTCGACGATCGCCTCAACCTGCCCCGCGAAGCCGTAAACGATGCCGCTCTGCAGCGCTTCGACGGTATTGCGCCCAATTGCCCGGCCGGGCGCTTCGAGTCCGATCTGCGGAAGCTTGGCCGTCCGTCCGATCAAGGCGTCGATCGAAACGTTGACGCCGGGCGCGATCGCGACGCCGAGATACTCGCGCGCGGCCGAGATCGCGATGAAGACCGTCGCGGTACCGAAGCTCACGACGAT
Proteins encoded in this window:
- a CDS encoding aromatase/cyclase, with translation MPYVESTIVIDAPAQRVYELAKDQEHFPQFMPDVETVTILERRPDGVISRWKTLVEEAPIEWTEDDRFDDATLRIDYKLIEGDLDKFEGAWTFENHQDGRTHVVLGVDFDFGVPTLAELIGPTLERKVRENSEMMLAALKRQAEASGT
- a CDS encoding aminotransferase class III-fold pyridoxal phosphate-dependent enzyme translates to MIEARDDLYGAASPQELASETYENYKRFVNPPLARVMKISGSPVEVRAQGATIWDQNGKAYLDFAGGYGVFTLGHSHARVLAAVRAQLELMSLSGKTMFNVMLGRVSRRLAELAPGDLEISFWCNSGTEAIEGAIKLARAATGRAKIVGTLDAYHGKTLGALSVSGREAFQRPFRPLLADSLCIPYGLTDGLDDALSGAAAFLVEPVQGEGGVNVPPAGYLRDVREACDRTGALFIADEVQTGLGRCGYRFACDRDGVVPDVMTLAKGLSGGIVPVGSFIARPGVWNRAFGKEPLLHTSTFGGSELACAAALAALDVLEEEALAQRAQTLGERLLAGAREIAAQYPAVVREARGLGLLVGVELSHEGYGGWIIPEMLKAGVTAAWTLNQQRVIRLEPPLIVSESEIDRAIDALRGGVATAHAKLGVL
- the dusB gene encoding tRNA dihydrouridine synthase DusB, whose protein sequence is MPVTPLRIGPIEIWPPLVLAPMSGVTNRTMRALYRPFGLGLTVTEFVSSNALKYGSRRTMEMIDQHGLERPVSTQLWGDDPATMALAAKVVRECGADIVDINFGCPAPKVTKTNGGSACLRDPQRCEAIMRAVVGAVDCPVTMKMRLGWSEDALVYLDVARRAQDAGIAAVTLHARTAKQFYKGEADWEHIARLKEGVEIPVIGNGDLDDPDLAMQRMRESKVDAIMLGRATLGNPWLITQIADLMEGRDARPLPPPAERLRFAIVHYRTMVEELGEPRAVPQMRKHVALYLKGIPGAASLRERIMRIENAAEAIETIEMTIDRLESATLAAA
- a CDS encoding type III pantothenate kinase is translated as MLLTIDVGNTETKLGCFSGDTLTHTWRVTTELRRTPDEYGVFFTQLFATGNVELAAIGAVAIASVVPKLDPILESVCTRFFGTSPVFLKPQTQRLIPVVTENPAEVGADLVAAAIGGLERFGAPLIVVSFGTATVFIAISAAREYLGVAIAPGVNVSIDALIGRTAKLPQIGLEAPGRAIGRNTVEALQSGIVYGFAGQVEAIVERIRSEMGVRAMVVATGGLGDVVAKHAPVVEAVDPHLSLLGLCLFARQAAGEAPGDEPFNP